A window of Aythya fuligula isolate bAytFul2 chromosome 22, bAytFul2.pri, whole genome shotgun sequence contains these coding sequences:
- the TIRAP gene encoding toll/interleukin-1 receptor domain-containing adapter protein, which translates to MWGCPEPGSRVADRWWFRRLLQKPRQSSSLTGSSQNASTGCSASSSPSSSSSARSSSSSAGTAMPRAGRLAAVDISSSGSARWAKSYDVCICHSEVDLEFVEELVSYLESQPQSFRCFLQLRDAVAGSAIMTELCDAVQNSHCWVMLITPSFLQDPWCKYQMHQALAEAPMSNGRTIPVLKDIDRKDYPRELRNLYYISTVLKENSFRQIRDTVLHYLEELCRSSASGTEQ; encoded by the exons ATGTGGGGATGCCCGGAGCCCGGCAGTCGGGTGGCTGATCGAT GGTGGTTTAGGCGGCTCCTGCAGAagcccaggcagagctccagccTCACGGGGAGCAGTCAGAATGCCAGCACCGGGTGTTCGGCTTCCTcatcaccctcctcctcctcttcagccaggagctccagctcctccgccGGCACTGCCATGCCTCGGGCTGGCCGCCTGGCAGCAGTGGACATCAGCAGCTCGGGCAGTGCCCGCTGGGCCAAGAGCTATGACGTGTGCATCTGCCACAGTGAGGTGGACCTGGAATTTGTGGAGGAGCTGGTGTCCTACTTAGAGAGCCAGCCCCAGAGCTTCCGCTGCTTCCTCCAGCTGCGGGACGCCGTGGCAGGCAGCGCCATCATGACGGAGCTGTGCGATGCCGTGCAGAACAGCCACTGCTGGGTGATGCTCATCACCCCCAGCTTTCTCCAGGACCCCTGGTGCAAGTACCAGATGCACCAGGCGCTGGCTGAGGCCCCGATGTCCAATGGGCGCACCATCCCCGTGCTGAAGGACATTGACAGGAAGGACTACCCCAGGGAGCTGCGAAATCTTTACTACATCTCCACGGTGCTCAAGGAGAACAGCTTCAGGCAGATCAGAGACACTGTCCTGCACT ACCTGGAAGAGCTGTGCCGGAGCTCTGCAAGCGGGACAGAGCAGTGA